A section of the Sedimentisphaera cyanobacteriorum genome encodes:
- a CDS encoding 3-methyl-2-oxobutanoate dehydrogenase subunit VorB, giving the protein MATQLAKGNTAVIIGALYAGCDCYFGYPITPASEILHEASKYFPKLGRNFVQAESEEAAINMVFGAASTGKRVMTASSGPGISLKQEGISYIAGAELPAVIVDIMRAGPGLGNIGPEQGDYNQVVKGGGHGNYRTIVLAPNSVQEMCDFTMKAFELSFKYRNPAYVLADGVLGQMIEPVRFPEQAVKPEIDNSWAVSGNKETMKNLITSIFLDFTELEEFNFKLQEKYKRIEHSEQSCELINTEDADVVLVSYGISSRIAKSAVEQARGKGIKAGLLRPISLYPFPKNELKRIAERDVKFISVEMSNGQMAEDIKASVEYKRDVHIVNRLGGNLITQEKVMDKIAELSA; this is encoded by the coding sequence ACAACTTGCAAAGGGCAACACCGCAGTAATCATCGGGGCGCTTTATGCCGGCTGCGACTGCTACTTCGGATACCCAATAACGCCAGCAAGCGAAATCCTCCATGAGGCCTCAAAATATTTCCCTAAGCTGGGAAGAAATTTCGTACAGGCAGAAAGCGAGGAAGCTGCAATAAATATGGTTTTCGGTGCAGCTTCCACGGGAAAAAGAGTTATGACAGCTTCTTCCGGCCCGGGCATAAGCCTGAAGCAGGAAGGCATATCATACATCGCCGGAGCAGAGCTTCCCGCAGTGATAGTGGATATAATGCGGGCTGGCCCCGGGCTCGGGAATATCGGGCCGGAGCAGGGAGATTACAATCAGGTAGTCAAAGGCGGGGGACACGGGAACTACCGAACAATCGTTCTTGCCCCAAACAGCGTTCAGGAGATGTGCGATTTTACTATGAAGGCCTTCGAGCTTTCCTTCAAATACAGAAACCCTGCTTATGTCCTTGCCGACGGGGTGCTGGGGCAGATGATAGAGCCTGTTAGATTTCCCGAGCAGGCCGTTAAGCCGGAAATAGACAATTCTTGGGCGGTTTCGGGGAATAAGGAAACTATGAAAAACCTTATAACCTCGATCTTCCTCGATTTTACAGAGCTTGAAGAGTTTAACTTTAAGCTTCAGGAAAAATACAAAAGGATTGAGCACAGCGAACAGAGCTGCGAACTTATCAATACAGAAGATGCAGATGTTGTGCTTGTTTCATACGGTATCAGCAGCCGAATCGCAAAAAGCGCTGTTGAACAGGCCAGGGGCAAGGGCATAAAAGCAGGACTTCTAAGGCCTATAAGCCTTTATCCCTTCCCGAAAAATGAGCTCAAACGAATAGCTGAGAGGGATGTAAAATTTATCTCGGTAGAGATGAGCAACGGACAGATGGCCGAGGACATTAAGGCATCAGTTGAGTACAAACGCGATGTTCATATTGTAAACCGGCTCGGCGGGAATCTGATAACTCAGGAAAAAGTAATGGATAAAATTGCGGAGCTCTCCGCTTGA
- a CDS encoding 2-oxoacid:acceptor oxidoreductase family protein gives MAEKVIKKPASMYDVFERKGGAAPTATHYCSGCGHGIIHKLIAEAISDFGVQERTVMISPVGCSVFAYYYFDTGNLQVAHGRAPAVGTGVSRAQDDAVVISYQGDGDLASIGLNETMQAANRGEKLAVFFVNNTVYGMTGGQMAPTTLVGEQTVTCPEGRDSRDAGYPLKMSEIISNLNAPVFIERVSVSNIKKIRKARKAIRKAIGIQRDGKGYAFVEILSNCPTNLRQDAQSSMKFVDEQMEKVFPLGCFRDKIEQTERLGREQSCFDKSAIDGLFNLQTENAPNPSDDSSFKGFGLKIAGFGGQGVLSMGVMAARAACADGRHVSWFPSYGPEQRGGTANCSVVAAGRAVGSPVVYHPDILVAMNKPSLERFAADVRDGAYILYDSTAEGSKLPENAKAVAVPAIKTAEQMGSAKAANSFMLGVMIEICDTGIAPEKYEQAVKDSFSGKEKLIDLNIKIFNRAREWARENSL, from the coding sequence ATGGCAGAAAAAGTAATAAAAAAACCGGCCTCAATGTACGATGTATTTGAGCGTAAAGGCGGAGCAGCGCCCACAGCAACGCATTACTGCTCGGGCTGCGGACACGGAATCATACACAAACTGATCGCTGAGGCGATCTCCGATTTCGGCGTTCAGGAACGGACGGTAATGATCAGCCCTGTCGGCTGTTCAGTTTTCGCATATTACTACTTTGATACGGGCAATCTGCAAGTGGCTCACGGACGTGCGCCTGCGGTTGGTACAGGCGTATCACGGGCGCAGGATGATGCGGTTGTGATATCGTATCAGGGCGACGGGGACTTGGCCTCCATCGGGCTGAACGAGACTATGCAGGCAGCGAACCGCGGAGAAAAGCTCGCTGTGTTCTTCGTGAACAACACGGTTTACGGAATGACCGGCGGACAGATGGCACCAACCACGCTTGTCGGCGAGCAGACTGTAACCTGCCCTGAAGGAAGAGATTCAAGAGACGCAGGTTATCCGCTAAAGATGAGCGAGATAATCAGCAATTTGAATGCCCCTGTGTTCATTGAGCGGGTATCAGTTTCGAATATCAAAAAAATCCGAAAGGCAAGAAAGGCTATAAGAAAAGCTATTGGAATCCAGCGGGACGGAAAGGGCTATGCCTTTGTTGAGATACTTTCAAACTGCCCTACCAATCTTCGGCAGGATGCTCAGTCGAGTATGAAATTTGTGGATGAGCAGATGGAGAAGGTATTCCCGCTCGGCTGCTTCAGGGATAAAATCGAGCAGACTGAGCGTCTGGGGCGTGAGCAAAGCTGCTTCGATAAATCCGCTATAGACGGCCTTTTCAACCTCCAAACGGAAAACGCCCCTAACCCCTCAGACGACAGCAGCTTCAAAGGCTTCGGACTGAAGATAGCAGGCTTCGGAGGACAGGGCGTACTCAGCATGGGAGTGATGGCGGCAAGGGCTGCCTGCGCAGATGGAAGGCACGTATCTTGGTTCCCTTCATACGGCCCCGAGCAGAGAGGCGGAACAGCCAACTGCTCAGTTGTAGCAGCGGGAAGGGCTGTCGGTTCGCCTGTGGTTTATCATCCCGATATACTCGTAGCGATGAATAAGCCATCGCTAGAGAGATTTGCAGCAGATGTGCGTGATGGGGCATACATCTTATACGATTCTACTGCCGAAGGCTCAAAGCTTCCGGAAAATGCAAAGGCAGTTGCTGTGCCCGCAATTAAAACAGCCGAACAGATGGGCAGCGCAAAAGCAGCCAATTCCTTTATGCTCGGTGTTATGATAGAGATATGCGACACGGGAATCGCTCCTGAAAAATACGAACAGGCCGTAAAAGACAGCTTTTCAGGCAAAGAGAAGCTGATAGATTTGAACATAAAAATTTTCAACCGTGCCAGAGAATGGGCGAGAGAAAATTCGCTCTAA
- a CDS encoding DMT family transporter has translation MIYLIAVSLIWSFSFGLIKTNMSSLDPALVAFLRLVLSAAVFLPFLRLKKTAPQVSLKVFLIGALQFGLMYIAYIYSFQYLKAYQIAAMTIFTPLYVEIINDFINRRFAPRPYLFVIMAVFASALVTWESLSVFEAQKGFFLVQLSNICFAGGQVLYRKLLKSTEVKDREIFAAAYGGAAAITFTAVLLRGSLPQVAQISVSQWAALLYLGVIASGLCFFLWNKGVRIANITNAAISNNLKMPLAVAVSLFFFGEYKTESAESIVRLGLGTALLAASLILNSRQKPAD, from the coding sequence ATGATTTATCTGATTGCAGTATCTTTAATCTGGTCTTTTTCATTCGGCCTTATCAAAACGAATATGTCCAGTCTGGATCCGGCCTTAGTGGCCTTTCTGCGCCTCGTTCTTTCGGCTGCTGTTTTTCTCCCGTTCCTGAGGCTCAAGAAGACAGCCCCGCAGGTGAGCCTGAAGGTTTTTCTTATTGGGGCTTTGCAGTTTGGACTTATGTATATTGCATACATATATTCGTTTCAGTATCTCAAGGCATATCAGATTGCCGCTATGACTATTTTCACCCCGCTGTATGTGGAGATTATAAACGATTTTATTAATCGCCGATTTGCCCCTCGTCCGTATCTGTTTGTGATAATGGCGGTATTTGCCTCAGCTCTGGTAACTTGGGAAAGCCTGAGCGTGTTTGAGGCTCAAAAGGGCTTTTTTCTTGTGCAGCTCTCGAACATCTGCTTTGCCGGCGGGCAGGTGCTCTACAGAAAGCTTCTGAAATCGACTGAAGTTAAAGACAGGGAGATTTTTGCCGCCGCTTACGGGGGAGCAGCAGCCATAACGTTTACAGCGGTTCTTCTGCGGGGCAGTCTTCCTCAGGTAGCTCAGATAAGCGTAAGTCAGTGGGCGGCGCTTCTGTATCTCGGAGTAATCGCATCCGGCCTTTGCTTCTTTCTCTGGAATAAGGGCGTTCGGATTGCAAATATCACAAACGCAGCGATCTCCAACAACCTCAAGATGCCTTTGGCAGTGGCGGTTTCTCTATTCTTCTTTGGCGAGTATAAAACCGAAAGTGCGGAAAGTATTGTTCGTCTCGGCCTCGGCACAGCCCTTCTCGCTGCGAGCCTTATCCTCAATTCAAGGCAAAAGCCGGCAGACTGA
- a CDS encoding aldose epimerase family protein: MPQVSSKEFGKVQGKPVELYTLTNDSGAKAEIITLGGTLVSLYMPDKNGKLDDIVLGFGNLEQYLTDSPYFGANIGRAANRIAGGKFTLEGSEYQLAVNNGPNALHGGEEGFNMKIWDAEGYTSGDSACLKLTYTSPDGEENYPGEMNVEAVYSLTGSNELKIDFNASCDKTTIVNLTHHSYFNLAGHNSGKIYDHNLKIEADQYTPVDENMIPTGQLKPVEGTFLDFRSPKRIGEDAEEAAKEYTSGFDHNFALNKPENEYGLAASVYDPKSGRKMDVYTDQPGLQFYAANFVENLKGKQGALYNPHCGLCLEPQKFPNAINIPSFASPVLKKGEIYKHSISYSFSTE; this comes from the coding sequence ATGCCGCAGGTAAGCAGTAAAGAATTCGGCAAAGTTCAAGGAAAGCCCGTTGAGCTCTACACGCTCACTAACGACAGCGGAGCTAAAGCTGAAATAATCACTCTCGGCGGAACGCTTGTTTCGCTTTATATGCCCGATAAGAACGGCAAGCTTGATGATATTGTTCTCGGTTTTGGTAATCTTGAGCAGTATCTCACAGACTCTCCGTATTTCGGGGCGAATATCGGCCGCGCAGCAAACAGAATTGCCGGAGGAAAGTTTACCCTTGAGGGCAGTGAGTATCAGCTTGCGGTTAATAATGGCCCGAACGCCCTTCACGGGGGAGAAGAGGGCTTTAATATGAAGATATGGGACGCTGAGGGCTATACCAGCGGCGATTCCGCCTGCCTCAAGCTTACTTACACCAGCCCCGACGGGGAGGAGAACTACCCGGGCGAGATGAATGTGGAGGCGGTTTACTCTCTCACAGGCTCAAATGAGCTGAAGATTGATTTCAATGCCTCTTGCGATAAAACAACAATCGTAAACCTTACCCACCACAGCTATTTCAATCTTGCAGGACATAATTCCGGAAAGATTTACGACCATAACCTCAAAATCGAAGCAGACCAATATACCCCGGTGGATGAAAATATGATTCCCACAGGGCAGCTCAAGCCGGTTGAAGGCACGTTTTTAGATTTCCGCAGTCCCAAGCGAATAGGCGAAGATGCAGAAGAAGCTGCCAAGGAATACACCAGCGGCTTCGACCACAATTTCGCTTTGAACAAGCCCGAAAATGAATACGGACTTGCTGCGAGTGTTTATGACCCGAAATCCGGGAGGAAGATGGATGTTTACACAGACCAGCCCGGTCTGCAGTTTTATGCAGCCAATTTCGTTGAAAATCTAAAGGGCAAGCAGGGCGCGCTTTACAACCCGCACTGCGGGTTGTGTCTTGAGCCTCAGAAATTTCCTAACGCGATAAACATCCCGAGCTTTGCTTCACCCGTTCTGAAGAAGGGCGAGATTTATAAGCACAGCATTTCGTATTCATTCAGCACTGAATAG
- a CDS encoding MBL fold metallo-hydrolase, giving the protein MPSHKLSTVKTDKYNIFGYSVAGEESVVAVPELGVCFDAGKAPEHIIPIDNLLLTHGHIDHSAGIAYYLSHRQFSDQTPGTVFAESSVIDKLKQLAQIWSELDGSRIEANFIKVQAGQYYPIKPRLYVVPFKTRHNRDSYGYTVVEVRQKLKEEYLGLSSPEIVELKKKGTEITYQLEIPLVSYTGDTAYSDYSSIELVRKSEVFITECTFFEHDHLERAKAGKHIHISELEDMLAPLECKTIILTHFSQRTNIGEAKSILKKTLPDEIYRKIIILMDGYRNNGYQKV; this is encoded by the coding sequence ATGCCAAGCCATAAGCTCAGTACAGTAAAGACCGATAAATACAATATTTTCGGCTATTCGGTGGCTGGGGAAGAATCGGTTGTTGCAGTACCTGAGCTGGGTGTTTGTTTTGATGCGGGAAAAGCTCCCGAACACATTATCCCTATAGACAACCTCCTGCTTACACACGGTCATATAGACCATTCAGCAGGCATTGCCTACTACCTCTCACACAGGCAGTTTTCAGACCAAACCCCGGGCACTGTGTTCGCCGAGAGCTCTGTTATAGACAAGCTCAAGCAGCTTGCTCAGATTTGGTCTGAGCTGGACGGAAGCCGCATAGAGGCAAATTTCATCAAAGTTCAGGCAGGGCAGTACTACCCCATCAAACCGAGGCTTTATGTTGTGCCGTTCAAAACGCGCCACAATCGGGATTCATACGGCTATACCGTCGTTGAGGTTAGACAAAAACTCAAAGAAGAATATCTCGGGCTCAGCTCTCCGGAGATTGTGGAGCTCAAGAAAAAGGGCACAGAGATTACCTACCAGCTTGAGATACCGCTTGTGAGCTATACCGGCGATACCGCCTATTCAGACTATTCCTCGATTGAGCTGGTGCGAAAAAGTGAGGTTTTCATAACTGAATGCACCTTCTTCGAGCACGACCATCTGGAAAGGGCAAAGGCAGGAAAGCATATACACATCTCTGAGCTTGAAGATATGCTCGCTCCGCTCGAGTGCAAAACCATAATCCTAACCCACTTCTCCCAGAGGACAAACATTGGCGAGGCAAAAAGCATACTCAAAAAAACGCTTCCGGATGAGATCTACCGGAAGATAATCATACTTATGGACGGTTACAGGAATAACGGTTATCAGAAAGTTTAA
- the amrA gene encoding AmmeMemoRadiSam system protein A, with protein sequence MEEKSRQKIIELAENAAASEIAGRPFTPEKPEESELSARRGCFVTLKTSGELRGCIGCFTSQEPLYKTVCSMARSSVSSDPRFAGRRLKSSDLPELEIEVSVLSELKETQDPLSLRPGIDGIYIQKGFASGCFLPQVINETGWNKEQFLSYCCSHKAGLPADAWKDKDTKVYLFTSEIISSRSE encoded by the coding sequence ATGGAAGAAAAGAGTAGACAAAAGATTATTGAGCTTGCAGAAAATGCAGCAGCATCGGAGATTGCAGGAAGACCCTTTACCCCCGAAAAGCCCGAAGAATCAGAGCTGTCAGCTCGCAGAGGCTGTTTTGTTACGCTGAAAACCAGCGGAGAACTCAGGGGCTGCATAGGCTGTTTCACCTCTCAAGAGCCCCTCTACAAGACAGTGTGCAGTATGGCTAGATCGAGCGTAAGCTCTGACCCGAGATTTGCAGGCAGAAGGCTCAAATCCTCAGACCTGCCCGAGCTTGAGATTGAAGTGAGCGTGCTCTCAGAGCTGAAAGAAACTCAAGACCCCCTCTCACTAAGGCCAGGGATAGACGGAATCTACATTCAAAAAGGCTTCGCCTCAGGATGTTTTCTCCCGCAGGTAATAAACGAAACCGGATGGAACAAAGAGCAGTTCCTCTCATACTGCTGCTCCCATAAGGCCGGCCTGCCTGCTGATGCTTGGAAAGACAAAGATACGAAGGTGTATCTGTTTACAAGCGAGATTATCAGCAGCCGCTCGGAATAA
- a CDS encoding FeoA family protein, translating into MNNKKTLLNIKAGKTVIVSSISSGHRLQRRLSEMGVVPGTAIKVLQNSSAGPLLLEIKGTKTALGRGASDAIIVREIGV; encoded by the coding sequence ATGAACAATAAGAAAACTCTTCTGAATATAAAAGCCGGCAAAACGGTCATAGTAAGCTCTATCAGCTCCGGCCACAGACTCCAGAGACGGCTCTCGGAGATGGGCGTTGTTCCGGGTACGGCAATAAAGGTGCTGCAGAACAGCTCGGCAGGGCCGCTGCTTTTAGAAATCAAAGGAACAAAAACTGCTCTTGGAAGAGGCGCATCAGATGCTATAATTGTAAGGGAGATTGGTGTTTAA
- the pflB gene encoding formate C-acetyltransferase — MREAWEGFKGERWKSQIDVRDFIQCNYTPYKDGSSFLAEPTPRTKDLLNQVEELQRLEQERGGVLDIDTERASSIAAYPPGYIDKNKELIYGLQTDAPLKRGVNPFGGIRMAQQACEAYGYELSDKLEDIFNNYRTTHNDGVFRVYTKQMRTVRRSGLITGLPDAYGRGRIIGDYRRIALYGLEFLMNEKLKDKDQIGEGPMTEQRIRLLEELFKQVDFLQKLGQMAKSYGFDINRPARNAREAIQWTYFAYLGAIKEQNGAAMSLGRTSTFFDIYIERDIAKGLLDESGAQELIDDFVLKLRLARQLRTPEYNELFAGDPTWVTEAVGGMGEDGRTLVTKSSFRILNTLNNLNPSPEPNLTVLWSDKLPEEFRKFCARISVDTDSIQYENDDLMRREFGDDYGIACCVSAMKIGKQMQFFGARANLPKVLLCAINGGRNEITGDYVAPESEAIEGDILNYDEVMQKFLSYMDWLCELYVNTMNVIHYMHDKYAYEKLQLALHDTYAERFMAFGIAGMSVIADSLSAIKHAEVRAVQDEKGLIRDFEIKGDFPKFGNDDDRVDAIAEQIVEGFYNRLCKHETYRDAKPTLSILTITSNVVYGKKTGSTPDGRKEGEPFAPGANPMHNRDSQGALASLNSVAKLPYEACLDGISCTFSVTPQGLGAEEDERISNLVNIIGGYFKQYGHHMNVNVLNRERLEDAMENPGKYPNLTIRVSGYAVNFNRLSRAQQEEVLARTFHDKI, encoded by the coding sequence ATGAGAGAAGCCTGGGAAGGTTTTAAGGGAGAAAGATGGAAATCGCAGATAGATGTGCGGGATTTTATCCAGTGCAACTACACTCCCTACAAAGACGGCAGCAGTTTCCTCGCAGAGCCAACGCCGCGAACTAAAGACCTGCTTAATCAGGTCGAAGAGCTTCAGAGGCTCGAGCAGGAAAGAGGCGGTGTTTTGGATATCGACACTGAAAGGGCATCGAGCATTGCGGCGTACCCGCCGGGGTATATCGATAAAAATAAAGAGCTTATATACGGCCTCCAAACTGATGCGCCCCTGAAAAGGGGGGTAAACCCGTTTGGCGGGATTCGTATGGCACAGCAGGCTTGCGAGGCCTACGGCTACGAGCTCAGTGATAAGCTTGAGGATATCTTCAACAACTACCGCACTACCCACAACGACGGGGTATTTCGTGTTTACACAAAACAGATGCGTACAGTTCGCAGAAGCGGGCTGATTACTGGGCTTCCCGATGCATACGGAAGAGGCAGAATCATAGGTGATTACAGAAGAATTGCCCTATACGGCCTTGAATTCCTTATGAACGAGAAGCTCAAAGACAAAGATCAAATCGGCGAAGGACCGATGACTGAGCAGAGAATCCGCCTGCTCGAGGAGCTTTTCAAGCAGGTTGATTTCCTCCAAAAGCTTGGCCAGATGGCAAAATCTTACGGATTTGATATCAATAGACCCGCAAGAAACGCAAGAGAGGCAATTCAGTGGACGTATTTCGCTTACCTCGGGGCTATCAAGGAGCAGAACGGTGCTGCTATGAGCCTCGGTCGCACGAGTACATTCTTCGATATATACATCGAACGGGATATAGCAAAAGGCCTGCTTGATGAAAGCGGGGCTCAGGAGCTGATTGATGATTTCGTCCTCAAGCTCAGGCTTGCACGACAGCTCAGAACGCCTGAATACAACGAGCTCTTCGCCGGCGATCCAACTTGGGTTACCGAGGCGGTAGGCGGTATGGGAGAAGACGGCAGAACGCTGGTTACAAAGAGCAGCTTCCGCATACTCAACACGCTCAACAATCTGAATCCATCGCCCGAGCCGAACCTTACTGTGCTCTGGTCTGACAAGCTCCCCGAAGAGTTCAGGAAGTTCTGCGCAAGGATATCTGTGGACACAGATTCCATCCAGTACGAAAACGACGACCTTATGAGAAGGGAGTTCGGTGATGACTACGGCATAGCCTGCTGCGTTTCTGCGATGAAAATCGGCAAGCAGATGCAGTTTTTCGGTGCAAGGGCGAATCTTCCAAAGGTTCTGCTCTGCGCTATAAACGGTGGACGCAATGAGATTACAGGCGATTATGTTGCACCGGAGAGCGAGGCGATTGAAGGCGATATCCTAAATTATGATGAGGTTATGCAGAAATTCCTCAGCTATATGGACTGGCTCTGCGAGCTGTATGTAAATACAATGAACGTGATTCATTATATGCACGATAAATACGCATACGAAAAGCTCCAGTTAGCGCTGCATGATACTTATGCAGAGCGGTTTATGGCGTTCGGGATAGCCGGTATGAGCGTTATTGCTGATTCGCTCAGCGCAATCAAACACGCTGAGGTTAGAGCGGTTCAAGATGAGAAAGGGCTCATTAGGGACTTCGAAATCAAAGGCGATTTCCCCAAATTCGGCAATGATGACGACCGCGTGGATGCTATCGCAGAGCAGATAGTCGAAGGATTTTACAACCGCCTCTGCAAGCATGAAACCTACCGTGATGCAAAGCCAACGCTCTCAATACTCACAATCACTTCGAATGTGGTTTACGGTAAGAAAACCGGCTCCACGCCGGACGGCAGGAAAGAAGGCGAGCCGTTCGCCCCGGGGGCAAACCCAATGCACAACAGAGACAGCCAGGGGGCTCTTGCATCGCTGAATTCTGTTGCCAAGCTGCCCTATGAGGCCTGCCTCGACGGCATCTCCTGCACATTCAGCGTTACCCCGCAGGGGCTCGGAGCTGAGGAGGATGAGAGAATCTCGAATCTCGTCAACATTATCGGCGGATACTTCAAGCAGTACGGCCATCATATGAACGTAAACGTGCTCAACAGAGAGCGGCTTGAAGACGCCATGGAAAATCCCGGCAAATATCCGAACCTTACCATAAGAGTTTCCGGATATGCTGTGAACTTCAACCGCCTTTCACGGGCTCAGCAGGAAGAGGTTCTGGCAAGGACTTTCCACGATAAGATTTAA
- the nifS gene encoding cysteine desulfurase NifS, translated as MDTIYLDNNATTQVAEEVFADMKPYFTEYYGNPSSMHTFGGQVGRKLTEARNRCASLIGCDPSEITFTSGGTESDNWAIRGILAATPNRRKIITSRVEHPAVLTMSRSMAPHGYNVVEIDVDENGRLDIDQLEKEVDEDTALVTIMWANNETGTIFPVEKIAETAHNSGAVFHTDAVQAVGKIPVDMAESKIDLLSVSGHKLHGPKGIGFLYVRKGVMLRPFIKGGHQESGRRAGTENTAGIIGLGKACQLAEQNIEKENTEVKRLRDKLEAGLLEKCPHAFVNGDSENRLPNTTSISFEYIEGEAILLMLDKYGICASSGSACTSGSLEPSHVLRAMGVPFTAAHGSIRFSLSIYNNENEIDKVIEVMPPVIKRLRELSPFGRRQK; from the coding sequence ATGGATACTATATACTTAGACAATAACGCCACAACCCAAGTGGCCGAAGAGGTGTTTGCAGATATGAAGCCGTACTTCACAGAATACTACGGCAATCCGTCCAGTATGCACACCTTCGGCGGTCAGGTGGGCAGAAAATTAACAGAGGCAAGAAACCGCTGCGCATCGCTTATAGGCTGCGACCCTTCGGAAATAACCTTTACCTCCGGCGGTACAGAAAGCGATAACTGGGCTATACGAGGGATTCTCGCCGCTACACCGAACAGAAGAAAGATTATTACAAGCAGAGTTGAACACCCCGCAGTGCTTACGATGTCCCGGTCTATGGCTCCGCACGGATACAATGTTGTGGAGATTGATGTTGATGAAAACGGAAGGCTCGATATCGACCAGCTCGAGAAAGAGGTTGACGAAGATACTGCCCTCGTTACGATTATGTGGGCTAATAACGAAACCGGAACGATATTCCCTGTGGAGAAAATAGCTGAGACAGCCCATAATTCGGGTGCTGTTTTCCATACAGACGCCGTTCAGGCCGTGGGTAAGATTCCGGTTGATATGGCAGAAAGCAAAATAGACCTCCTGAGCGTTTCCGGCCATAAGCTCCACGGGCCTAAAGGCATTGGCTTTTTATATGTCCGCAAGGGCGTGATGCTCAGGCCTTTTATTAAGGGCGGACATCAGGAAAGCGGCCGTCGAGCCGGAACTGAAAACACAGCAGGGATAATCGGGCTTGGAAAGGCCTGTCAGCTTGCTGAACAGAATATAGAAAAAGAAAATACTGAGGTAAAAAGGCTTCGGGATAAGCTCGAAGCAGGACTGCTCGAAAAATGCCCGCATGCCTTTGTCAACGGAGACAGCGAAAACAGACTTCCGAACACAACCAGCATCAGTTTCGAATACATTGAAGGCGAGGCGATTCTGCTTATGCTGGATAAGTACGGAATCTGTGCGAGCAGCGGAAGCGCATGCACGAGCGGGTCTCTGGAACCCAGCCACGTGCTAAGGGCTATGGGTGTGCCCTTTACAGCCGCCCACGGATCAATAAGATTCAGCCTCAGCATATACAACAACGAAAACGAAATCGATAAAGTTATTGAAGTTATGCCGCCTGTTATTAAAAGGCTCAGAGAGCTTTCGCCTTTCGGCAGGCGGCAGAAATAG
- the nifU gene encoding Fe-S cluster assembly protein NifU encodes MWDYAEKVKEHFLNPRNVGEVENPDGVGEVGSLACGDALKLTFKLDDEGKIEDVKFQTFGCASAIASSSALTELIKGKTLEEAESITNRDIADFLGGLPDEKMHCSVMGKEALEAAIENYRTGETVTHEMEGDVVCTCFGITDHEIEEVVRDNNLETVEQVTNYCKAGGGCGGCTGEIEKIIQRVRGEKKESGEQKPKRPKNLTNIQKIQLIQEIINEQVRPSLKADGGDLDLIDVVGDDVIVAFRGMCANCKMAELTLTDVVQAKLREYVSEDINVYEKK; translated from the coding sequence ATGTGGGACTATGCAGAAAAAGTAAAAGAACATTTCCTCAATCCACGGAATGTGGGCGAGGTTGAGAATCCTGACGGCGTGGGCGAGGTAGGCTCTCTTGCATGCGGAGATGCCCTTAAGCTCACATTCAAACTCGATGACGAGGGCAAAATTGAAGACGTTAAATTTCAGACATTCGGCTGCGCTTCTGCGATTGCCTCTTCTTCAGCTCTCACAGAGCTTATAAAGGGCAAAACGCTCGAGGAAGCAGAGAGCATAACAAACAGGGACATCGCTGATTTTCTCGGCGGGCTTCCGGATGAGAAGATGCACTGCTCTGTAATGGGCAAAGAGGCCCTTGAGGCGGCAATCGAGAACTACCGAACAGGGGAAACCGTTACCCACGAGATGGAGGGTGATGTGGTTTGCACCTGTTTCGGGATCACCGATCATGAGATAGAGGAGGTTGTTCGGGATAACAATCTTGAAACGGTTGAGCAGGTAACCAACTACTGCAAGGCCGGCGGGGGCTGCGGCGGCTGCACAGGCGAGATCGAAAAGATTATTCAGCGTGTGCGCGGGGAGAAAAAAGAATCCGGTGAACAGAAGCCCAAACGCCCCAAAAACCTCACCAACATCCAGAAGATTCAGCTCATTCAGGAGATTATCAACGAGCAGGTTCGCCCGTCGCTCAAGGCAGACGGCGGAGACCTTGATCTGATAGATGTTGTGGGCGACGATGTGATTGTGGCTTTTCGAGGAATGTGCGCAAACTGCAAAATGGCAGAGCTTACCCTCACAGATGTCGTTCAGGCAAAGCTCAGGGAGTATGTAAGCGAAGACATTAACGTTTACGAGAAAAAATAA